The Synechococcales cyanobacterium T60_A2020_003 DNA window AAGGGCGATCGCTGTCTTGATTTGGGCTGTGGGTTAAGTTTTTTGATCTATCCTTGGCGGGACTGGGAGGCCTACTTCTACGGGCAGGATATCAGCACCGTTGCGCGAGATGCCCTCACCTCCCGTGGCCCCCAACTTAATTCCAAATTATTCAAAGGCGTTCACCTAGGGGCAGCCCACCAACTTCCCTACGAGCTGCAGCAGTTTGACCTAGTCATCGCGACGGGGTGGAGCTGCTATTATCCGTTGGCCTATTGGGACACGGTCCTTGACGGCATTAAGAAAGTGTTAAAGCCGGGTAGCAGCCTTGTCTTTGACGTGATTGACCCAGAGGCGGAGTTGGCTGAGAACTGGGCCATTTTAGAAATGTACCTGGGAGCGGAGGTCTTCCTAGAACCGTTGGACAACTGGAAAGCACTGCTAAAAGCCAAGGGGGGCAAAATCACCAAAACCCAGCCTGGAGAATTATTCCAACTCTACAAGGTGACCTTTGGGTGAGCGATCGCCTGTGGCTCATTGGCGGCACCCAGGACAGTAAAATCCTGGCTCAGCACCTTGTAGAAGCGGGGATTCCCTGTGTGGCTAGCGTCACTACCGAATCGGCGCGATCGCTCTATCCCGTTGCCCCCACTCTGGTTTGTCATGTGGGAACCCTAAATGCATCCCAGATCACCGAGTTTGTGCAACGCTATCGAGTCATCGGCATTCTGGATGCCTCCCATCCCTTTGCGGTGGATATTTCGCAGCAGGCGATCGCCCTTGCCCAAACGCTGAAACTTCCCTATCTTCGCTACGAGCGCCCTACGATTGATTCCGATCCTCAATCTGAACCGTTTAGTGAGACCGCCAATAGTCTGCAAACCGTCCTCGCCAGCGGTGCCCTTCAGGGAGAACGGGTGCTATTCACCCTCGGCTATCGATGGCTAGGCCAGCTCAAGGCGTATCAAGATCAAGCGGTTCTCTTCGCCCGGATTTTACCCTCGGAGGTGGCTCTGAAAGCGGCGATCGCCGCAGGCTTTACCTCCGATCGCCTGATTGCCCTCCGTCCCCCCATCTCCCCTTCCCTAGAGCGGGCACTCTGGCAACAGTGGCGGATTTCCGTCGTCGTGACCAAGGCATCGGGTGCGCCGGGCGGCGAGGATGTGAAGCGTCAACTGGCCAAGGAGTTAGGGATTCGCTGTGTGGCGATCGCCCGTCCTGCCATCCCCTATCCCCAATGGACATCGGATTTGACCACATCGCTAGCGTTTTGCAAACAGGTTTATGAATCTGCACATCACATCTAGGGTGGTTCGCGGTTGGCTAAATCTGTTTTAATGAGGTGACTGGCATCCACACATCAAGCACACGTCAAGGGCGTACCTATGCCTGAATTAATTTCTCGCCTCATTCTGTTGGGGTTAGCCATTTACTTCCTGTGGGTTTGGGGACTCAAACGAGTGCCTCAGGTCTATTTAACCTGGTTAGGGGGCATTTTTATTGTCCTCTTTATCTTGGTGGCCTTCTTTGAACCCAGCAATGATGCGGTGTCTGCCGTTTCGGATATTCTGCTGTTTCCGCTAACCCCGCTCGGCCTCAGCATCATTCTGCTGGCGAGCGTTCTGCGGGTAGGCATTAAGGAGATCAAAGGCGGGGGACAAATTTTAGCCGCGCTGATTATCCTGGTGGTGGCGAGTTTGCCGATCGTATCCTATACGCTAGTCGCCCAAGCCCAAGACACGGCCACGGTACGTAGGAATCAGGCCCGTTTGCAGGAGCCCGTGGCGGCGATTGTGATTTTAGGCAGCAGCACGAAACCGACCGATCCCATCTATATTGCCGATGGCCCGGTCAGTCAGGCGGAAAGTGGCTTCGGTACCTCCTTTTTGACCCGTCTGACTGTCGGTGCCCGCCTCTATAACGAGCAACGTCAACGAGGACAACCTCCCTTCATGGTGGTCAGCCCTGGCTTTCAATGGGTCGATACAGCAGCAGTCGAACAAAATATTCGCTCCATTCTGACCAGCCAGGGGGTGCCCAATGCCGCGATTTTGGTAGATAGCGACTCCCAAAGTTTGCGGAGTAGCGCTGTCCGAGTTGGGGAGCTATTGTCAGCAAAAGGCTTGAAAGTCGATCTCCTCATCAATGATGAAGAACAAATCAACATCATTGATCGGGAAGGTCAATTATTTAATATCGTGCTAGTTGCCCCAGCCCTGATCATGCGGCGGGCGCGACTCACCTTTGCCCAGGCATTGAGCCTTACAGAGCAAAACGTTATCCCCTCCGCCACCGATTTCTTCGGGTTTCAATTTCGGGACGAACTGTCCCTCGCTCGCCTGCGGGATTTGATCCCCAATGCGGACGCGCTTACCCTGTCCACCCGTGTTGTCGAAGAGTATTTGATCTATATGTACTACTTCTTGCGGGGATGGCTTCTCAATCCGTTGGCCTATTAGCCCTAAACCCACACATCTTGAACGCGATCGCAGCAAGGACATGGACAGATTATGGGGATACTCAAATCCGGTCAATCCCTCCTGTCATGCTAGCGATCGCGCCCCAGACTTCATCCCTAACGACTTTGCCCAAGCACCAGATTGTGCAGCATCGTGTAGTCTTCGTCCATCAGCTTGAACGGATTGCCATTTCTCATTTTGACAATGGCTTTAGATTTGTCGCCTTTCCATTCGATGCTGGAAATCTGTTCCAGATTAATCGTGTACGTTCCATTCTGAAGCGTTACGAATTGCGACATAGTAATCCTTCAAGTCAGCATCAAGTGATCTGCTACTGGGTAGTCAGTCACTAGGAACTAGTTTAGAAAATCTTGTTCACAGTGCAAGCTACGGAAATCTGAGGAAATACCCAGCCTGCATGGGTCATTCTCTTTATGGGTTAGGGCGATCGCTGATAGAATCACGCAGGTCTCCGCTACAGTCTGGCGCAAGGATTACAAGATCCAGTCTCCTACCGTCATGGAATGCTAAAAAATTTCCGAGACATTCCCCTTGTTGGGTGAATTATAAGTTTTTGTTGTGGTGTATATTAACAAAAGTAAATATTTGTTCATCGCCTCGTTAGCTTTTAGACGGGAAGCCCCGCGATGTACCTGAAAGGTCAGCGTCGGGATGAGAGGCGCGTGAGTTGAGGTAC harbors:
- a CDS encoding class I SAM-dependent methyltransferase gives rise to the protein MAKKANTNTASGPGLSGFLGDRPTGWQLLIDAVAQRYNKEYKGEAFDLPAEVEALPVFRDWASHQLASRIASPFWAIAKPKKGDRCLDLGCGLSFLIYPWRDWEAYFYGQDISTVARDALTSRGPQLNSKLFKGVHLGAAHQLPYELQQFDLVIATGWSCYYPLAYWDTVLDGIKKVLKPGSSLVFDVIDPEAELAENWAILEMYLGAEVFLEPLDNWKALLKAKGGKITKTQPGELFQLYKVTFG
- a CDS encoding cobalt-precorrin-6A reductase, whose product is MPTLQGDLWVSDRLWLIGGTQDSKILAQHLVEAGIPCVASVTTESARSLYPVAPTLVCHVGTLNASQITEFVQRYRVIGILDASHPFAVDISQQAIALAQTLKLPYLRYERPTIDSDPQSEPFSETANSLQTVLASGALQGERVLFTLGYRWLGQLKAYQDQAVLFARILPSEVALKAAIAAGFTSDRLIALRPPISPSLERALWQQWRISVVVTKASGAPGGEDVKRQLAKELGIRCVAIARPAIPYPQWTSDLTTSLAFCKQVYESAHHI
- a CDS encoding YdcF family protein; protein product: MPELISRLILLGLAIYFLWVWGLKRVPQVYLTWLGGIFIVLFILVAFFEPSNDAVSAVSDILLFPLTPLGLSIILLASVLRVGIKEIKGGGQILAALIILVVASLPIVSYTLVAQAQDTATVRRNQARLQEPVAAIVILGSSTKPTDPIYIADGPVSQAESGFGTSFLTRLTVGARLYNEQRQRGQPPFMVVSPGFQWVDTAAVEQNIRSILTSQGVPNAAILVDSDSQSLRSSAVRVGELLSAKGLKVDLLINDEEQINIIDREGQLFNIVLVAPALIMRRARLTFAQALSLTEQNVIPSATDFFGFQFRDELSLARLRDLIPNADALTLSTRVVEEYLIYMYYFLRGWLLNPLAY